From Candidatus Manganitrophaceae bacterium, one genomic window encodes:
- a CDS encoding sulfate ABC transporter substrate-binding protein, translating to MSNKVWLFILSSLLVAFGKTQTLPAADIMLLNASYDPTRELYQEFNTAFSKKWKEKNGQNVTVKQSHGGSGKQARAVIDGLEADVVTLALAYDIDAISEKAGLLPKNWQSRLPNNSAPYTSTIVFLVRKGNPKGIKGWEDLAKPGVSVITPNPKTSGGARWNYLAAWGYALKKNGGDEGKAKEYVTQVYKNVPVLDSGARGATTTFVERGIGDVLIAWENEALLAINEIGKGKFEVIAPSISILAEPPVALVDKVVDRRGTRAVAQAYLDYLYSEEGQEIAAKHFYRPRLESVASKHADQFPKVTLFTIDEVFGGWQKAQKTHFADGGVFDQIYQPGG from the coding sequence ATGTCAAATAAAGTTTGGCTCTTTATTCTCTCCAGCCTCCTGGTAGCGTTTGGGAAAACCCAAACGCTACCAGCGGCGGACATCATGCTGCTGAACGCTTCCTATGACCCCACACGGGAGCTTTATCAAGAGTTCAACACCGCCTTCTCAAAAAAGTGGAAGGAGAAAAACGGACAGAATGTGACGGTCAAACAATCCCATGGCGGATCGGGAAAGCAGGCGCGCGCCGTCATCGACGGCCTCGAAGCCGATGTGGTCACCTTGGCGCTCGCCTATGACATCGATGCCATCTCGGAGAAAGCCGGTCTGCTTCCGAAGAATTGGCAATCGCGTCTTCCGAACAACAGCGCGCCCTACACTTCGACGATCGTCTTTTTGGTCCGAAAGGGAAATCCGAAGGGGATCAAAGGTTGGGAAGATCTCGCCAAGCCGGGGGTCTCGGTCATCACCCCAAACCCGAAGACCTCCGGCGGCGCGCGGTGGAATTATTTGGCCGCGTGGGGATATGCGCTGAAAAAGAACGGCGGGGACGAGGGGAAGGCGAAAGAGTATGTGACCCAGGTCTATAAGAACGTGCCTGTGCTCGACTCCGGCGCGCGGGGGGCGACGACGACCTTTGTGGAACGGGGAATCGGAGATGTGCTGATCGCCTGGGAAAATGAGGCGCTCCTCGCCATCAATGAGATCGGCAAGGGAAAGTTCGAGGTCATCGCGCCGTCGATCAGCATCTTGGCTGAGCCGCCGGTCGCTCTGGTCGATAAAGTGGTCGACCGGCGCGGCACCCGGGCGGTGGCGCAAGCGTATCTCGACTATCTTTATTCGGAGGAGGGGCAGGAGATTGCAGCGAAGCATTTTTACCGGCCGCGGCTTGAATCGGTTGCGTCCAAACATGCCGATCAATTTCCGAAGGTGACCCTCTTCACCATCGACGAGGTCTTCGGCGGCTGGCAGAAGGCGCAAAAGACCCACTTTGCCGATGGCGGCGTTTTTGATCAGATCTATCAGCCGGGCGGCTAA